The window NNNNNNNNNNNNNNNNNNNNNNNNNNNNNNNNNNNNNNNNNNNNNNNNNNNNNNNNNNNNNNNNNNNNNNNNNNNNNNNNNNNNNNNNNNNNNNNNNNNNNNNNNNNNNNNNNNNNNNNNNNNNNNNNNNNNNNNNNNNNNNNNNNNNNNNNNNNNNNNNNNNNNNNNNNNNNNNNNNNNNNNNNNNNNNNNNNNNNNNNNNNNNNNNNNNNNNNNNNNNNNNNNNNNNNNNNNNNNNNNNNNNNNNNNNNNNNNNNNNNNNNNNNNNNNNNNNNNNNNNNNNNNNNNNNNNNNNNNNNNNNNNNNNNNNNNNNNNNNNNNNNNNNNNNNNNNNNNNNNNNNNNNNNNNNNNNNNNNNNNNNNNNNNNNNNNNNNNNNNNNNNNNNNNNNNNNNNNNNNNNNNNNNNNNNNNNNNNNNNNNNNNNNNNNNNNNNNNNNNNNNNNNNNNNNNNNNNNNNNNNNNNNNNNNNNNNNNNNNNNNNNNNNNNNNNNNNNNNNNNNNNNNNNNNNNNNNNNNNNNNNNNNNNNNNNNNNNNNNNNNNNNNNNNNNNNNNNNNNNNNNNNNNNNNNNNNNNNNNNNNNNNNNNNNNNNNNNNNNNNNNNNNNNNNNNNNNNNNNNNNNNNNNNNNNNNNNNNNNNNNNNNNNNNNNNNNNNNNNNNNNNNNNNNNNNNNNNNNNNNNNNNNNNNNNNNNNNNNNNNNNNNNNNNNNNNNNNNNNNNNNNNNNNNNNNNNNNNNNNNNNNNNNNNNNNNNNNNNNNNNNNNNNNNNNNNNNNNNNNNNNNNNNNNNNNNNNNNNNNNNNNNNNNNNNNNNNNNNNNNNNNNNNNNNNNNNNNNNNNNNNNNNNNNNNNNNNNNNNNNNNNNNNNNNNNNNNNNNNNNNNNNNNNNNNNNNNNNNNNNNNNNNNNNNNNNNNNNNNNNNNNNNNNNNNNNNNNNNNNNNNNNNNNNNNNNNNNNNNNNNNNNNNNNNNNNNNNNNNNNNNNNNNNNNNNNNNNNNNNNNNNNNNNNNNNNNNNNNNNNNNNNNNNNNNNNNNNNNNNNNNNNNNNNNNNNNNNNNNNNNNNNNNNNNNNNNNNNNNNNNNNNNNNNNNNNNNNNNNNNNNNNNNNNNNNNNNNNNNNNNNNNNNNNNNNNNNNNNNNNNNNNNNNNNNNNNNNNNNNNNNNNNNNNNNNNNNNNNNNNNNNNNNNNNNNNNNNNNNNNNNNNNNNNNNNNNNNNNNNNNNNNNNNNNNNNNNNNNNNNNNNNNNNNNNNNNNNNNNNNNNNNNNNNNNNNNNNNNNNNNNNNNNNNNNNNNNNNNNNNNNNNNNNNNNNNNNNNNNNNNNNNNNNNNNNNNNNNNNNNNNNNNNNNNNNNNNNNNNNNNNNNNNNNNNNNNNNNNNNNNNNNNNNNNNNNNNNNNNNNNNNNNNNNNNNNNNNNNNNNNNNNNNNNNNNNNNNNNNNNNNNNNNNNNNNNNNNNNNNNNNNNNNNNNNNNNNNNNNNNNNNNNNNNNNNNNNNNNNGGATCATCTGTAATTATGAAAATTCGAGCCTACTTGATTGTTGGTCATCCTTAAAATCTTCTCCTGGTGATCTGCTACTGCTAGGAAATGCAAAACCGAGTGAGGATGCTGCGTGATCAGCTTACCCAAGTACATAATAGATTAAGGTAAAAGTTTTTAGCACATcaagtatgatttttaatggAATTTTCGATTAATAGAAGCACACAGGTTCCAGTTTTCGCCAAGGTGCTAGTTTAACGACTATGATGATtaaacaatcaaaatcttttagaaACTCATTCTTTTCCCCTTGTTGATGCTCAGGCTTCTGAAAAATAAAACGTTTTGCTATCTTTATTTCACAGCTACTATCAGAAAATCTTGGGTGGTTGTCATCTAATGcttgaatttctttctttgttgTCTTATATTCATCCATGTAACTATCTTGAACTCGTCGCCGAATTCATTTTAGATATTTTAACTTTTTATTTGTCCTCAGCTGGTGGACTAATCCAGACAAAATTGAAGACGTTGAACATCTTAATCAGATGGAGAATTCACTAATGGAATCTCTCAATAGGATTCGCATGCAAAAGGTActgcatttgtttctttggttcAGAAAAATGGATGAATTTCGAGAAATTTCATTTTTAGGAATCAGTAAAATAAGCATAATGTTGATTATCAGTATATGATTTCTTTGGATATTCTGCATGAACAATACCCAATTGAAAGAAACTAAAATAACCTATATATAATtctaccttagcaggaaaattttgGGAAGTACCCCCTTGTTCCATTTGATTGCACGAGCCAGGTATAGAATCAATCTACTACTGCAAAGTGTCTAGTTgctgttttttttctttttccgtTTTCGTATGTTACATATCTGGATAAAATTTACGCTCTCTTGAAAATTATTAGTTCCTAAATGGGATGCACTTTTCAACGACGGCATCCAGTGAACAGCATTGCCAAACGCAGTCATGGTTTCCAGAGGGTGAGAGTCATATGATGCTATCGAATGAAGCCCATTTCTTGTCTAGTAGGTGAGTGGTTCTCCTCTGATGTGATATCATAAACTATATAGTTTGTTTCGACAAATCTAACGATAAGGATCATATATATTCATTGAGTTGAAACTCGGatgatttgattttttattGTTTCTCTAGTATAATATATAGTTTCTGACGTTTCTATTCAGAGATTTGGAGTGCGCCCAAGATGCGTCCTTCCCATCCTGTTCTAGTTTCTTTGGTGAGGTGAAAGACGACAATCTTGAGAGTTCGAGACAACAGAAAAATGAGGCACAGAATAGTATTACTATCGATGATTATACCAGCTCGGCTCAGTTGAGACTGCCTCTCAGTCAACAATTTCCATATCATCCATTTGGAAGTTTAAGTTTTCCTGATGTCTTGGAGGCTGGGAGGGAGGCGAATTTTCTTCCTAGTGCTATGGATTATCAGCTAAATGGAAATTTCGAACTCCCGAGATCCGTATACAACAGTTTGCAGCATAGTTTAGTTCCTACTGCTGGTTCATGCGCCATTTCTATGCTTAACGAGAACTCTTATCTTCAGGTCAGTCCTTGTCAATATTTAAATCTTCTTTGTGCGAAAAACTTATTTCAAGGTTGGCTTGGATACGTTTATGCCTCAAGTTACATTAGCTGCGAGTTCTTGCAGTCCTGTCTTAATGTTTCTTGCAGTCCAGTCTTAATGTTTTCTATCTAACCTTCATATGTTACTGCTGCAAATCATTGGTATCTCGCAGCCCCCTAATTAGCCTGAAGATTCGGTTAAAAACTGGGCTTTCAAAACTGAAACTACTCGAGAACGATAAAGATCAGCCGTTAAATGATCATGCGCC is drawn from Primulina eburnea isolate SZY01 chromosome 10, ASM2296580v1, whole genome shotgun sequence and contains these coding sequences:
- the LOC140803265 gene encoding agamous-like MADS-box protein AGL30, which produces MQNRVRMLRDQLTQVHNRLSWWTNPDKIEDVEHLNQMENSLMESLNRIRMQKENFGKYPLVPFDCTSQFLNGMHFSTTASSEQHCQTQSWFPEGESHMMLSNEAHFLSSRDLECAQDASFPSCSSFFGEVKDDNLESSRQQKNEAQNSITIDDYTSSAQLRLPLSQQFPYHPFGSLSFPDVLEAGREANFLPSAMDYQLNGNFELPRSVYNSLQHSLVPTAGSCAISMLNENSYLQPPN